In Nitratidesulfovibrio sp., the following are encoded in one genomic region:
- a CDS encoding glycosyltransferase: MQLLFRLAPGGAERLALTTLDKARGRVRGSVCGLFGSTGPLVPEIEQMGLPWFGLDVIGHSRLRGIWTLAALLRREKVDVVHAQAAYLLQWAVPAAWLSGARVVYTEHSRHQLESQPRVRRLLRMVGPWLSDISCVTEDMRRFLKNEVGMAVPRIRVIRNGVDVARYAPAEPGNAVAAWPAGWGTRSFVFGNVARFCEAKDHPSLLRAFDAVSRVHPYVRLLLVGDGECRPEVEALHADLGLGDAVHFAGTRQDIPEHLRAMGVFVLSSRVEGMPVAVLEAMACGVPVVTTDVGGLGELVRDGETARVVPPRDPEALAGAMRWMLENPREREAMRLRALDMVRSQCGHDTMLRGYLDLYGVKEARA, from the coding sequence ATGCAACTGCTTTTCCGGTTGGCCCCCGGTGGTGCGGAACGGCTGGCCCTGACCACGCTGGACAAGGCACGCGGCAGGGTGCGCGGTTCGGTCTGCGGGCTGTTCGGAAGCACGGGACCGCTTGTGCCCGAAATCGAGCAGATGGGCCTGCCGTGGTTCGGCCTTGACGTGATCGGGCATTCCAGGCTTCGGGGCATATGGACGCTGGCCGCGTTGCTGCGGCGGGAAAAGGTTGATGTGGTGCACGCCCAGGCCGCCTACCTGCTGCAATGGGCCGTTCCGGCGGCGTGGTTGTCCGGGGCGCGCGTCGTGTACACCGAGCATTCGCGCCACCAATTGGAGTCGCAACCCCGTGTGCGGCGTCTGCTGCGTATGGTCGGCCCGTGGTTGAGCGACATCTCGTGCGTGACCGAGGACATGCGCCGGTTTCTGAAAAACGAGGTGGGCATGGCGGTGCCTCGCATCCGGGTCATCCGCAATGGCGTGGATGTGGCGCGGTATGCTCCGGCGGAACCAGGCAACGCCGTGGCCGCATGGCCGGCGGGGTGGGGCACTCGTTCGTTCGTGTTCGGCAACGTGGCGCGGTTTTGCGAGGCGAAGGATCACCCGTCGCTGCTGCGAGCCTTCGACGCCGTGAGCCGCGTCCACCCGTACGTTCGTCTGCTGCTGGTGGGCGACGGGGAGTGCCGTCCCGAGGTGGAGGCCCTGCACGCGGACCTTGGCCTTGGCGATGCCGTGCATTTCGCGGGAACCCGGCAGGACATACCGGAACACCTGCGCGCCATGGGCGTGTTCGTGCTGTCGTCGCGCGTCGAGGGCATGCCGGTGGCGGTGCTGGAGGCCATGGCCTGTGGCGTGCCCGTGGTGACCACCGACGTGGGCGGCTTGGGAGAGCTTGTGCGCGATGGCGAAACCGCCCGCGTTGTGCCCCCCCGTGATCCCGAGGCCCTTGCCGGGGCCATGCGCTGGATGCTGGAAAACCCGCGCGAGCGCGAGGCCATGCGCCTGCGCGCTCTGGACATGGTGCGCAGCCAATGTGGCCACGACACCATGCTGCGCGGCTATCTCGACCTGTACGGCGTGAAAGAGGCCCGCGCATGA
- a CDS encoding exosortase C-terminal domain/associated protein EpsI, protein MTAKVLVVLLVLGLAGLFVHTRREMTVPPARALQDFPVLLHEWRSVGQVSFDQATLSVLRPSDYLMRQYDNEQGRRVGLYVGYHGGGPGVGPIHSPRNCLPGAGWHLLRSNPMTVETPAGPVHLVRAAYAKGDEGTIYYYWYQVRGRTMTGDMELKLAELRNSFLDRRKDAAFVRVDVPLRQEQGADEAVAAFIRRVYPMLLTYLPS, encoded by the coding sequence ATGACGGCTAAGGTGCTGGTCGTTCTTCTGGTCCTGGGGCTGGCGGGCCTGTTCGTGCATACCCGGAGGGAAATGACCGTCCCCCCCGCGCGGGCGTTGCAGGACTTTCCGGTGTTGCTGCACGAGTGGCGCAGCGTGGGTCAGGTCTCGTTCGACCAGGCCACGCTTTCGGTGTTGCGTCCCTCGGACTACCTGATGCGCCAGTACGACAACGAACAGGGGCGAAGGGTGGGGTTGTATGTGGGCTATCACGGCGGAGGGCCGGGGGTGGGGCCCATACACTCGCCGCGCAACTGCCTGCCGGGCGCGGGGTGGCACCTGCTGCGCTCTAACCCCATGACGGTGGAGACGCCCGCAGGACCGGTGCACCTCGTGCGCGCCGCCTACGCCAAGGGCGATGAAGGAACGATCTACTACTACTGGTATCAGGTGCGCGGCCGGACGATGACGGGCGACATGGAGTTGAAGCTCGCCGAATTGCGCAATTCGTTCCTCGACCGGCGCAAGGACGCGGCGTTCGTGCGCGTGGACGTGCCGCTGCGGCAGGAGCAGGGCGCGGACGAGGCGGTGGCGGCGTTCATCCGCCGTGTCTACCCGATGTTGCTGACATACCTTCCGTCCTGA
- the xrtA gene encoding exosortase A, translated as MTSDTTFDAALRRNLLHWVPLAALFIVVYHSILSRMVGDWMFDPNYSHGFFVPCISAWFVMQRLPELRAAQMRPSWWGLVPLLLGFAMLLFGAATTELFSMRASLVPMLIGTVQLLYGWRVLRILLLPLLFLLFMVPLPYTVYDALALPLKALVSASATGGMKLLGLPVLREGNVIIFPNITLEVVDACSGLRSLVTLLALGTAFAFLFLPPGWRRGALMVGTIPIAVAANTLRVFMTGVLARYAGPAAAEGFFHEFAGLAVFATAMALTACLGWALRATGDAAATKGGPHDG; from the coding sequence ATGACGTCCGATACGACATTCGATGCCGCATTGCGGCGAAATCTCCTGCACTGGGTGCCGTTGGCCGCGCTTTTCATCGTCGTCTATCACAGCATCCTGTCGCGCATGGTGGGGGACTGGATGTTCGACCCCAACTATTCGCATGGTTTCTTCGTGCCGTGCATCTCGGCGTGGTTCGTCATGCAGCGCCTGCCCGAACTGCGCGCGGCCCAGATGCGCCCTTCCTGGTGGGGGCTGGTGCCGTTGCTGTTGGGGTTTGCAATGCTGCTGTTCGGGGCCGCCACGACGGAGTTGTTCAGTATGCGCGCTTCGCTGGTGCCCATGCTCATCGGTACGGTGCAGCTGTTATACGGCTGGCGGGTGCTACGCATCCTGCTGCTGCCGCTGCTGTTCCTGCTGTTCATGGTGCCCCTGCCCTACACGGTGTACGACGCCCTCGCCCTGCCGCTCAAGGCGCTTGTTTCGGCATCTGCCACCGGCGGCATGAAGCTGCTCGGGCTGCCGGTGCTGCGCGAAGGCAATGTTATCATCTTTCCGAACATCACCCTGGAGGTGGTCGATGCATGCAGCGGCCTGCGTTCGCTGGTCACCCTTCTGGCCCTCGGCACCGCGTTCGCCTTCCTGTTCCTGCCGCCGGGCTGGCGGAGGGGCGCGCTCATGGTCGGCACAATACCCATTGCCGTTGCCGCCAATACCTTGCGGGTATTCATGACGGGCGTGCTGGCGCGCTATGCCGGGCCTGCGGCGGCCGAAGGGTTCTTTCACGAATTCGCCGGGCTTGCCGTGTTTGCCACGGCCATGGCCCTCACGGCGTGCCTCGGCTGGGCGTTGCGCGCTACTGGCGACGCGGCGGCGACGAAAGGAGGCCCCCATGACGGCTAA
- a CDS encoding acyltransferase, translated as MKDSPRTMMRTAVHALALLLALAPYLLHRLESLFLGRQRSFMGMSQLLSLLPGVYGSVLRAGFYRLALRGCPQECVIEFMTTFVTPEAAVGRNVYIGSHCNLGWVEIGDDCLIGSYVLVTSGRNQHFFDDIRTPIRLQGGAPALVRIGRDCWIGNGVIVMAEIGEGCVVAAGSVVTEPLAPYSIAVGVPARVIRQRGDGVSAGGCGVEPQPSEGGGDAKGNGR; from the coding sequence ATGAAAGATTCGCCCCGAACAATGATGAGAACGGCGGTGCACGCCCTGGCGCTGTTGCTGGCGCTTGCGCCCTATCTGCTGCACCGGCTGGAGTCGCTCTTCCTTGGGCGTCAGCGGTCGTTCATGGGCATGTCGCAGTTGTTGTCGCTGCTGCCCGGCGTCTACGGTTCGGTGCTGCGGGCCGGGTTCTACCGCCTGGCCCTGCGTGGTTGCCCGCAGGAATGCGTCATCGAGTTCATGACCACCTTCGTCACTCCCGAAGCCGCCGTGGGGCGCAACGTGTACATCGGCTCGCACTGCAACCTCGGGTGGGTGGAGATAGGCGACGACTGCCTGATCGGTTCGTACGTTCTCGTCACCAGCGGCAGGAACCAGCATTTCTTCGATGATATCCGCACGCCCATCAGGTTGCAGGGCGGGGCGCCCGCCCTTGTGCGCATTGGCCGCGATTGCTGGATAGGCAACGGCGTCATCGTCATGGCCGAAATTGGCGAGGGGTGCGTGGTGGCGGCGGGCAGCGTGGTGACGGAACCCCTCGCGCCGTACAGCATCGCGGTGGGCGTGCCCGCGCGTGTCATACGCCAGCGCGGTGACGGGGTGTCTGCGGGCGGTTGCGGCGTGGAACCGCAGCCCAGCGAGGGGGGCGGCGATGCAAAGGGGAATGGCCGATGA
- a CDS encoding DapH/DapD/GlmU-related protein: MRSWAEFKVAIRRRETPFHAFLYDIAKALFGISMPVVPMVHSFLYNEWCTRTSVWHNFWRVVYYEPIFKSQCRKVGHGFRMWYAGNGTTRILGNLNIYIGNNVAIFDRVGLVGLRLFDNPELHIGDNSYIGPDVRFMVAKSIVVGRYSILGCQMIMDNSGHPVADACGRLVHGGGHPSRASVRPVRIGDLCLLGAGVYVYPGADVGDGVVAKVGTHITGTIPPFCLLEGNPCRIVGKLPIADELAEEFGEERVAAWRAAQAEVVLDS, from the coding sequence ATGCGCAGCTGGGCTGAATTCAAGGTGGCCATACGTCGGCGCGAAACACCGTTCCATGCATTCCTGTACGACATTGCCAAGGCGCTGTTTGGTATTTCAATGCCAGTCGTGCCGATGGTGCACTCGTTTCTGTACAACGAATGGTGCACAAGAACTTCTGTGTGGCACAACTTTTGGCGTGTCGTGTATTATGAACCAATTTTCAAGTCGCAATGTCGCAAGGTGGGGCATGGTTTCAGAATGTGGTACGCCGGAAACGGAACAACGCGCATTTTGGGAAACCTCAACATCTACATCGGAAACAACGTGGCGATATTCGACAGGGTCGGCCTTGTGGGGCTACGGCTGTTCGACAATCCGGAGCTGCACATCGGCGACAACAGCTACATAGGACCCGACGTGCGCTTCATGGTGGCCAAAAGCATCGTTGTGGGACGCTATTCGATACTTGGTTGCCAGATGATCATGGACAACTCCGGTCACCCCGTGGCGGACGCGTGCGGCCGCCTGGTGCACGGGGGCGGACACCCTTCGCGCGCAAGCGTGCGTCCGGTGCGCATAGGCGACCTGTGCCTGCTCGGCGCCGGTGTCTACGTCTACCCCGGTGCCGACGTGGGGGACGGGGTGGTCGCCAAGGTTGGCACCCACATCACGGGAACGATTCCGCCGTTCTGCCTTCTGGAGGGCAACCCCTGCCGCATCGTCGGCAAACTGCCCATTGCGGACGAACTGGCGGAGGAGTTCGGCGAGGAACGCGTGGCCGCCTGGCGCGCCGCGCAGGCAGAAGTGGTGCTGGATTCGTGA
- a CDS encoding glycosyltransferase family 4 protein, which yields MRRPRVCMLLATDIIGGPGNLLVQFLRCGGLERCEPLVVGYDYGTPGETEFSRAVRATGARMVTLRQRWMLDPALVPQALRVVRHERCEVLESHGYKSHAVCACLHLVTGLPWVAFVHGWTAENMKIRAYRALEHAVLPLATRVVAVSEALGRSLLPLARRRMRVIPNAVDAMGTGGGDASRDVRVEYGISPDAVVVGVVGRLSPEKGQVHLLRALAVARKRDSRLHALLLGDGQDGPMLKDEAARLGLDGAVTFTGHVSGTGDFYRAMDIVAMPSLCEGMPVAALEGMLHGLPLVASNVGGVPEVVVDGETGILVPAADEGRLAQGLLELARDPVARSRMGDAGSSRVARHFGPERRGEEIVGMYLELLGNSEQGDSGHAQLG from the coding sequence ATGAGACGTCCGCGCGTATGCATGCTGCTGGCCACGGACATCATCGGCGGGCCAGGGAATCTGTTGGTGCAGTTTCTGCGTTGCGGCGGGCTTGAGCGGTGTGAGCCGCTGGTGGTCGGCTACGACTACGGTACGCCGGGCGAGACGGAATTTTCCAGGGCCGTCAGGGCCACGGGCGCGCGCATGGTCACCCTGCGCCAGCGCTGGATGCTCGACCCAGCGCTGGTGCCCCAGGCGTTGCGCGTGGTGCGGCACGAACGGTGCGAAGTGCTGGAGTCGCACGGGTACAAAAGCCACGCGGTGTGCGCCTGCCTGCATCTGGTGACCGGCCTGCCGTGGGTGGCCTTCGTGCATGGATGGACGGCGGAAAACATGAAGATACGCGCCTATCGGGCGCTGGAACACGCCGTGCTGCCGCTGGCCACGCGCGTCGTGGCCGTGTCGGAAGCGCTGGGGCGCAGCCTTCTGCCGCTGGCGCGGCGGCGCATGCGGGTCATCCCCAATGCCGTGGACGCCATGGGAACGGGCGGGGGCGATGCGTCCCGCGACGTGCGCGTCGAATACGGCATCTCCCCTGATGCGGTGGTGGTGGGGGTCGTTGGGCGGCTCAGCCCCGAAAAGGGGCAGGTGCATCTGCTGCGGGCCCTGGCCGTCGCCAGGAAGCGGGATTCGCGTTTGCACGCGCTGCTACTGGGCGACGGGCAGGACGGCCCAATGCTGAAGGACGAGGCTGCTCGGTTGGGGCTTGACGGGGCGGTCACCTTTACCGGGCACGTGAGCGGCACGGGGGATTTCTACCGGGCCATGGACATAGTGGCCATGCCGTCGCTTTGCGAAGGCATGCCCGTGGCCGCCCTGGAAGGCATGCTGCACGGGCTGCCCCTTGTGGCCAGTAATGTGGGGGGCGTGCCCGAAGTGGTGGTGGACGGGGAGACAGGCATTCTGGTGCCTGCGGCGGACGAGGGGCGGCTGGCCCAGGGGCTGCTGGAGCTTGCCCGCGATCCGGTGGCCAGGTCGCGCATGGGTGACGCGGGGAGCAGCCGGGTGGCCCGCCATTTCGGTCCGGAACGGCGCGGTGAGGAAATCGTGGGAATGTATCTGGAACTGCTTGGCAACTCAGAACAGGGGGATTCCGGTCATGCGCAGCTGGGCTGA
- the prsK gene encoding XrtA/PEP-CTERM system histidine kinase PrsK, with translation MIVVILAFACVALALVLAARAVLIPGLRASLGVVPALLVTAGLVGTDGYLAVAPSFNAGVLDGVVVLQAALCPAWIAFSLCYGREGTWRTWSLLNRVLCVLSFSPLVMAVVLRSSELFYLADFNAERVLYLEPRAFFFYLQVVLCMLLAAGNLETTLRSSRHSERWRIKLALVGAGVVLVSFALQYGQGLMFRVHDLGYLGLRNCGITAGLLLLLFAETRRGSGKVSIARRLAFRSVAVVFAGVYLVGLGVAREGVRLFGADFDKQLGMGLVFAAGLAALLVLLSERLRRRASIWLHRTFYNEKYDYRTQWIEFTDRLSRARDTREFIDVMLVGLCEVFGFVGAAFLPADHERDGCVQTGVFYEMNAVAEPPSGDAFAALLARDGVPLLVARLAGELPSGTVRYLADAGATLVLPVRAGEEVEGLVLLSSPIDASEEHDVEDFELMEAMGRQIGLCIRSFRLGDELAVAREMEALGRFAALVMHDLKNQVYALSLLVENSREFMGEPDFQRDMMETLANSVANMRMLITQLTHLPGREGLQLAEVDLMALARRACGQVPGAKLRFTGEGATVQADAEQIGKVFINLCLNAVEANGAGPIVVHVGNDGAPYFRVQDEAGGIDPNLLRNGLFKPFRSTKKRGMGIGLYHCRKIVDAHGGRIRVESRAGQGTTFTVAFGTSEPGRAGHQSVCGGPSPGQG, from the coding sequence ATGATCGTCGTCATTCTTGCGTTCGCCTGTGTGGCGCTGGCCCTCGTGCTGGCGGCGCGCGCCGTGCTCATTCCCGGGCTGCGCGCTTCGCTGGGCGTGGTGCCCGCATTGCTGGTGACGGCGGGGCTCGTGGGAACTGACGGGTATCTTGCCGTGGCGCCCTCCTTCAACGCCGGTGTCCTGGATGGCGTGGTGGTGCTCCAGGCCGCGCTGTGCCCGGCGTGGATAGCGTTCAGCCTGTGCTACGGGCGCGAAGGCACGTGGCGCACGTGGTCGCTGCTCAACAGGGTACTCTGCGTGCTGTCGTTCTCGCCGTTGGTCATGGCCGTGGTCCTGCGGTCGTCCGAACTGTTCTATCTTGCCGATTTCAACGCGGAACGGGTGCTGTACCTGGAGCCGCGCGCGTTCTTCTTCTACCTGCAGGTCGTGCTGTGCATGCTGCTGGCCGCAGGTAATCTGGAGACGACGCTGCGCAGCAGTCGCCATAGCGAACGCTGGCGCATCAAGCTTGCGCTGGTGGGCGCGGGGGTGGTGCTGGTGTCCTTTGCCTTGCAATACGGGCAGGGCCTCATGTTTCGAGTGCACGACCTCGGATACCTGGGGTTGCGCAACTGCGGCATCACCGCCGGGCTTCTGCTGCTGCTGTTCGCCGAAACGCGGCGCGGCAGCGGCAAGGTATCCATCGCGCGGCGGCTGGCCTTTCGTTCCGTGGCAGTGGTCTTCGCCGGCGTATACCTTGTCGGGCTTGGCGTGGCCCGGGAGGGCGTGCGCCTGTTCGGCGCGGACTTCGACAAGCAGTTGGGGATGGGGCTTGTTTTCGCGGCGGGGCTCGCGGCGCTGCTGGTCCTGCTTTCCGAACGGCTGCGCCGACGGGCCAGCATCTGGCTGCACCGCACCTTCTACAACGAGAAATACGACTACCGCACTCAATGGATCGAGTTTACCGACCGCCTTTCCCGCGCGCGCGACACCCGGGAGTTTATCGATGTCATGTTGGTAGGGTTATGCGAGGTGTTCGGCTTCGTTGGGGCGGCCTTCCTGCCAGCGGACCACGAACGCGACGGCTGCGTGCAGACGGGGGTGTTTTACGAAATGAACGCCGTTGCCGAGCCGCCGTCCGGCGATGCCTTTGCGGCGTTGTTGGCACGCGACGGCGTGCCCCTGTTGGTGGCCCGGCTTGCGGGCGAGCTTCCGTCCGGAACGGTGCGCTACCTTGCCGATGCGGGGGCCACGCTGGTGTTGCCGGTGCGCGCGGGTGAAGAGGTGGAGGGGCTTGTGCTGCTCAGTTCGCCCATTGACGCCAGCGAGGAACACGATGTCGAGGACTTCGAACTGATGGAGGCCATGGGCCGTCAGATAGGGTTGTGCATACGCAGCTTCCGCCTTGGCGACGAGCTTGCCGTGGCCCGGGAGATGGAGGCGCTCGGGCGGTTTGCCGCGCTGGTCATGCATGACCTCAAGAATCAGGTCTACGCGCTGTCGCTGCTGGTGGAAAACTCGCGCGAATTCATGGGCGAGCCGGACTTTCAGCGCGACATGATGGAGACGCTGGCCAACAGCGTGGCCAACATGCGCATGCTGATCACGCAACTGACCCATTTGCCGGGCCGCGAAGGGCTGCAACTGGCGGAGGTGGACCTGATGGCCCTTGCCCGTCGCGCCTGCGGGCAGGTGCCCGGCGCAAAGCTGCGCTTCACCGGCGAAGGGGCCACCGTGCAGGCCGATGCGGAACAGATAGGCAAGGTGTTCATCAACCTGTGCCTGAACGCCGTGGAGGCGAACGGCGCCGGTCCCATCGTCGTCCATGTCGGCAACGATGGCGCGCCGTACTTCCGGGTACAGGACGAGGCAGGCGGCATCGATCCCAACCTGCTGCGCAACGGGTTGTTCAAGCCGTTCCGCAGCACCAAGAAGCGCGGCATGGGCATAGGCCTCTACCATTGCCGCAAGATCGTTGACGCGCACGGGGGCAGGATACGCGTCGAGTCCCGTGCGGGCCAGGGAACGACGTTTACCGTGGCCTTCGGCACATCGGAGCCGGGGCGCGCAGGCCACCAGAGTGTATGCGGCGGTCCATCGCCGGGGCAAGGGTAG
- the prsR gene encoding PEP-CTERM-box response regulator transcription factor, translating into MPGLLIVEDNEDVRRQLGWGLSKEPFDVFLAATVDEALAVQREHRPEVVTLDLGLPPEPEGVTEGFRCLDALLEQDPLAQIIVVTGHHDVQNALRAVQAGAYDFSRKPVNLAELKVIIRRAFFLRGLRGVQREAPTGDGQCCGIVARCRAMRAVFTTIEKVAASDAPVLITGESGTGKELVARAIHNLSRRNKMSLVVVNCGAIPDNLLEAEFFGYEKGAFTGATQRVQGKVEYADKGTLFLDEIGELPINLQVKTLRFLQEMVIQRVGGRSDIPVNARIVAATSRDIAEGIRTGSFREDLYYRIGVVTIALPALRQREDDVLLLAEHFLARFASEQGARYVGFAPAAEAAMRRYPWPGNVRELENKVRRAVIFSTGKRIMPVDLGLDATASADPPPRRYDGTLKEARNALEREMVLAALGKHAGNIVQASLSIGVSRPTFYDLLKKHGIET; encoded by the coding sequence ATGCCAGGATTGCTCATCGTTGAAGACAACGAGGACGTGCGGCGGCAGCTTGGATGGGGGCTGTCGAAGGAGCCGTTCGACGTTTTTCTTGCCGCCACGGTGGACGAGGCGCTTGCGGTACAGCGGGAGCACCGACCCGAGGTGGTCACGCTGGACCTCGGGCTGCCGCCGGAGCCGGAAGGGGTCACCGAGGGCTTCCGCTGCCTGGATGCATTGCTGGAGCAGGACCCGCTGGCCCAGATCATCGTGGTGACTGGCCACCACGACGTGCAGAACGCCCTGCGCGCGGTGCAGGCCGGTGCGTACGATTTCAGCCGCAAACCGGTGAACCTTGCGGAACTGAAGGTCATCATCAGGCGGGCGTTCTTTTTGCGCGGTCTGCGCGGCGTGCAGCGCGAAGCGCCAACGGGTGATGGGCAGTGCTGCGGCATCGTGGCCCGGTGCCGGGCCATGCGCGCGGTGTTCACCACCATCGAAAAGGTGGCCGCGTCCGATGCTCCCGTGCTCATCACCGGAGAATCGGGCACCGGCAAGGAACTGGTGGCCCGTGCCATCCATAACCTGAGCCGTCGCAACAAGATGTCCCTGGTTGTGGTGAACTGTGGCGCCATTCCCGACAATCTGCTGGAGGCCGAGTTCTTCGGCTACGAGAAGGGGGCCTTCACCGGGGCGACGCAACGCGTGCAAGGCAAGGTCGAGTACGCGGACAAGGGCACGCTGTTTCTCGACGAGATCGGCGAACTGCCCATCAACCTTCAGGTGAAGACGCTGCGGTTCCTGCAGGAGATGGTCATCCAGCGGGTGGGCGGGCGCAGCGACATACCCGTCAATGCCCGCATCGTGGCCGCCACCAGCCGGGACATCGCCGAAGGCATCCGGACCGGATCCTTCCGGGAGGACCTGTACTACCGCATCGGGGTGGTCACCATTGCCCTCCCCGCGCTGCGCCAGCGCGAAGACGACGTGCTGCTGCTGGCCGAACATTTTCTGGCCCGCTTCGCAAGCGAGCAGGGCGCACGTTACGTGGGCTTTGCTCCGGCGGCAGAAGCGGCCATGCGGCGCTACCCGTGGCCCGGCAATGTCCGCGAACTTGAGAACAAGGTCCGCCGGGCCGTGATCTTCAGCACCGGAAAACGCATCATGCCCGTGGACCTCGGACTTGACGCTACCGCGTCGGCAGACCCTCCTCCCCGCCGTTACGACGGCACGCTGAAAGAGGCGCGCAACGCCCTGGAGCGCGAAATGGTGCTTGCGGCGCTTGGCAAGCATGCGGGCAACATCGTGCAGGCGTCGTTGTCCATTGGCGTAAGCCGCCCGACCTTCTACGACTTGCTCAAGAAACACGGCATCGAAACATGA